The Vibrio rhizosphaerae genome contains the following window.
GCCGGGCATGTTGCCGCTGGCGACCAAATGTGCGGCCTAACAGGCGGCCGCTCAATTGAGCGTTGCCGAATTCCAGTCCGATCATGACATTTTCCAGAACGGTCAGGTGAGGAAAGACCGAGTATTTCTGAAACACAATCCCCCGCTCGACACCGGGTTCTTGCCGGAGTGGCTGACCATCCAGCAGAATCTCGCCGCGACTGACCGATTCGGTTCCCAGTAACAGATTGAGAAAGGTCGTTTTACCACAGCCGGAGGCACCGACAATGCTGATAAACTCGCCTTCATGGACGTTGAGATTGAGCCGTTCAAGGACAATATTATCGTCGTATTCTTTCCACAGATTGCGGATTTGCAACATAGGGCGTGTCATCCGCTTATCCTCCTTGAGTCTGATGATGCCATGGGCTGAGTCGTCGGGAGAGCAGCCTGAGCAGCCAATCCATGGCAAAAGCCAGCAGGGTTATCCACAACACATAAGGCAAAATAATGTCCATAGACAGATAACGCCGGACCAGAAAAATCCGATATCCCAGTCCTTCTGTGGCGACGATAGCTTCAGCGGCAATCAGAAATAACCAGGCACTGCCCAGTGTCAGTCGGACGGCATCAATGAGGTGAGGCAGAATTTGCGGGACAATGACGCGGACAATGATTTGCCAGCTATTGCCACCGAGGGTCTGCGCTTTGATCAGTTGCTCCTCCGGGAGTGACTGGGTTTTTAACTGGATATCCCGGATGATGATGGGGCAGATACCGATCACGATGAGGGTCACTTTAGAGACCTCTCCCAACCCGAGCATGATGAAAAGAATGGGGAGGATCGCCATGGGAGGGATCAGGGAAATCGCGGTCACGAAAGGGGACAACGAAGACCTGATCAGGGGGAGAATTCCATTGGCGACCCCAAAACAGAGACCGATGAGAGCACTCAACCCGACACCAATACCCAGCCGTTGCAGACTGGCCAGCGTATCGTTGAGCAGCAGATACTCGCCGGTCCGTTTACTGGGGGTGAATGCCAGTCGATCAATCGTCGCAACAAAACTGTTGAAAGAGGGCAACAGTTTGTCGGCCGGATTGACACTCAGACGCGCATCTGAGGCGACGAGATAGATGATCAGGACAATCACAAAGGGAAACATGCCTAACATCAGACGCAATAATGGCGATGGTTTCCGGTTAATGAGTCGGGTCATAACTACTCCAGATCCACAGTTGGTAAGGGGCGATAGTCGGCTTGACTCGATTACAGCTGATTTTCGGCAGCCATTTGCATGTAAGCCGAATTGAAGCGGAGCTTAATATTGTCGGCATTACCGAATATCCCGGCCGGGGTTTCGATGCCGATGAAGCTGGCATCCGGAGCACCTTCGCCGAGCAGACCGTGATCAAAAGAAAACTGCGCGACTTTCTGCATGGTATGCATCAGGGACGTGCTGTTGGTAAATTGCACCGCATCAGCAGGAGAGAAGAACATTTGGGTCGCTTGCAATTGGGCGTTATAACCGGCCAGATCAGTACCGGATGCTTTCGCCATCATGGTCTTGGCGGCATCTGCCTGCTGTGATTTCATCACCGACATGACTTCATACCATGCACCCGTCAGGGCTTTGGCAAACTTGGGGTTGTCTTGCAGGGTTTTGGTATTGGCAACCAGCAAATCGATAATTTCGCCGGGGATTTTCGCTGAATTAAATACCAGCGATGTATCGGGGAGCGCGGTAATTTCGCTCAGTAATGGGTTCCAAGTGACGACTGATGTCACATCTTGTGTCTGATAGGCTGCGACAATATCGGCGTCGGAGGTGTTGACGACATGTACATCTTTTTCTGACAAGCCGATCGCTTCAAGCGCCCGGGCCAGTAAATAGTGTGACACGCTGAGTTCGACCAGATTGATATTCTGTCCTTTGATATCAGCCAGTGTTCTATGCGCGCCTTTGAGGACGATGCCGTCATTTCCTGCGGAAAAGTCACCGACGATGACCGCGGTCGAATCTACGCCGCTGGCTGCGGGAATGGTCAAGGCATCCATGTTGGTCATCACGGTTGCATCAAATTGTCCGGCGGTGTACTGATTGATCGATTCAACATAATCATTAACCTGAACGACGTTGATTTGAATCCCATATTTATCGGCCCACTTTTTCAGAATGCCGGATGAATCCGCGTAATCCCATGGCATCCATCCCACATAAATCGACCATGCTAACGTAAATTGTGATTTTTCTTCGGCGGATGCCGGACGAGAAAGCGTAAGAGAAGATATCAGTGTGACAGATACAACGAGTGCCGTGAGATACGGTTTCAGGAAAAACTTCATAGACCACCTCCACTGTGGGTCATAGGTATGAACAAGCGCATCAGAGACATAACCAATAATAGATTGGTTGGCCTCCCGGGCTTTTGTCCCGCCGTGTGACCTCAGTTGAGGTTGATATCTCTCGGACCAGTCACTGCCGTGGCAGCCGGAACCCTAGATATCTATTTGACAAATTGTGATTAAAAATATTACTGCTTATGCTCTTCGCAACTGATGAGAAAACAGCAAAGGCTATGCCAAGATTAAATTTATTATCAATAACAATTACTTGTATTGATCTATTGGTTTATTGCTGACAGGGTGGTCACAGCATTGGTGCATTTCTGCACTGTTTCGGTGAGTGGGGAGCAAAAAGCCCTGCGTGTCGGCAGGGCTTTGTCGATGAACACGTTTGGCTGAATGGATTATTTCTGCAAGACCGAAATATCAGCGATTTCTAAGAACAGATTTCGCAAGTTGTTCAGCAGTGTCAGACGGTTGATTTTCAGAGCTTCATCATCCGCCATCACCATCACGTCTTCAAAGAATGCATCAACCGGTTCTTTCAATGCGGCCAGTTGGCTTAAAGCCGACTGGTAATCGCCGTTGGCGAATGCAGGTTCCAGCGCTTCACTCAGCACGGCAACGTTTTCTGCCAGTGCCACTTCAGCCCCGGCTTGTAGTAAGGCCAGATCCACGTCTTCTGCCAGTTGGCCATCAAACTTGGCTAAAATATTACCGACACGCTTATTGGCCGCCGCCAGAGAATCCGCCGCATCAAGCGTACGGAAGTGAGAAACCGCTTTGACCCGCTGGTCGAAATCAGCCGGTTTCGTCGGATGACGAGCCAGTACCGCCTGAATGACATCCACACTGAATCCTTCGTCTTGATACCAAGCCCGGAAACGACCCAACATAAATTCGATCACATCCTGCTCAACATTCGCATTGGTGAGTTTGTCACCGAACTGCGCTGCTGCTTCGGCAACTAAGTCAACCAGATCCAGCTGATAACCGTTTTCGACGATGATACGCAGAATGCCTAATGATGCACGGCGTAAGGCGTATGGGTCCGACCCTTTCGGTGCCTGACCGATCCCAAAAATACCGACAATGGTGTCGAGCTTATCGGCAATGGCAACCGCCGATGAGATGGCATTACTTGGCAGACGATCACCGGCAAAGCGTGGCATGTACTGTTCGTTGAGTGCCAGTGCCACTTCTTCTGCTTCACCATCATGACGCGCATAGTGCATACCCATGATGCCCTGTGTTTCGGTGAATTCAAACACCATAGAGGTCATCAGGTCGCATTTCGCCAATAAAGCTGCCCGGGTGGTTTTCTCGATATCCGCACCGATACTTTTGGCAACAAAACCTGCCAAAACTGCAATCCGGTCGGTTTTATCTTTGATACTGCCCAGTTGCTTCTGGAAGATTGCTGTTTCCAGTTCTGGCAAACGATCAATCAGTGGACGCTTGCGGTCATTATTGAAGAAGAACTCAGCATCCGCCAGACGAGGACGGACGACTTTTTCATTCCCTTCAATGACGTGGCGTGGTTCTTTTGACTCAATATTCGAGACGAAAATGAACTTTGGTAGCAGGTTCTTATTAACGTCGTAAACCGGGAAATATTTCTGGTCCCCTTTCATGGTGTAAACCAGTGCTTCAGAAGGGACTTTGAGGAATTTTTCTTCAAAAGAAGCCGTCAGGACGACCGGCCATTCGACCAGTGATGCCACTTCTTCAACCAAGTCTTCTTCCAGATCGGCAACCCCGCCAACGTCTGCGGCCGCTTTTTTGGCATCCGCGATAATGATTGCTTTACGAGTTTCGTAATCGGCGATGACTTTACCGCGTTGTTGCAAAATCTCGGGATACTGACTTGCTGATTCCAGAGTGAGTTCAGGTTCACCCATAAAACGGTGACCACGAATAACCCGATCAGATTTCACACCGAGAATTTCGCCTTCGATTAAGTTGTCATCCAGCAAAATCGTCAGGGTTTTGACCGGACGAATAAACTGAGTGTCTTGGTCGCCCCAACGCATGGGTTTGGCGATTGGCAGATTGGATAATGCTTTTGCTGCCAGTTCTACAATCAGAGCCTCTGCCGGCTGGCCTTTGACCGCTTGCTTGAATAGCAGCCATTCGCCTTTATCGGTTGTCAGCCGTTCAGCTTGTGCAACCGTAATGCCATTGCCCCGTGCCCAGCCTTCGGCGGCTTTGGTTGGATTGCCATCAGCATCAAATGCAGCGCTGACTGCCGGGCCGCGTTTTTCAACGACTTTATCGGGTTGATTTTCCGCTAAACCGGCAACTTTCAGGGCCAGACGACGCGGTGTGGCGTACCATTGGATCGCTTCAAACGATAGGTCGGCAGTACTGAGTTCTGTTTGAAAGTTGTGATGAAACGCTTCTGCCAATGTGCGAAGCTGTGTCGGCGGGAGTTCTTCTGTTCCCAGTTCAATTAAAAGTTCTTTAGCCATGCTTTTCTCTCCCCTTATGCCTGTTGGTCTTGCTTTTTGCACATTGGGAAGCCCAACGCTTCACGAGATGCGTAATAAGCTTCAGCGACTGCCTTGGTTAAATTACGAATCCGTAAAATGTAACGTTGACGTTCTGTCACAGAGATCGCTTTACGCGCATCGAGCAGGTTAAATGCATGCCCTGCTTTGAGAATGCGCTCATAGGCAGGTAAAGGGAGTGGTGCTTCCAGCGCCAGCAGGTGCTGACACTCTTTTTCGCATTGATCGAAGAAGCTGAACAAAAAGTCCACATCCGCATGTTCAAAGTTATAGGTGGACTGTTCCACTTCATTTTGATGATAGATATCACCGTAAGTGACCTGACCCAGCGGGCCGTCAGTCCAGATTAGATCATAAACAGAATCGACGCCCTGAATGTACATTGCGAGACGTTCTATTCCGTAAGTAATTTCACCGGTGACCGGTTTACACTCCAGCCCACCGACTTGTTGGAAATAGGTAAATTGGGTGACTTCCATACCGTTGAGCCAAACTTCCCAGCCCAGACCCCAGGCACCCAGTGTCGGGTTTTCCCAGTTGTCTTCGACAAAGCGAATGTCATGGACTTGCGGATCAATGCCCAGCGCTTCCAGTGACCCCAGATAAAGCTCTTGAATATTATCCGGTGACGGTTTGATCATCACCTGAAACTGATAATAGTGTTGGAGGCGGTTCGGGTTTTCACCGTAGCGGCCGTCAGTCGGA
Protein-coding sequences here:
- the glyS gene encoding glycine--tRNA ligase subunit beta: MAKELLIELGTEELPPTQLRTLAEAFHHNFQTELSTADLSFEAIQWYATPRRLALKVAGLAENQPDKVVEKRGPAVSAAFDADGNPTKAAEGWARGNGITVAQAERLTTDKGEWLLFKQAVKGQPAEALIVELAAKALSNLPIAKPMRWGDQDTQFIRPVKTLTILLDDNLIEGEILGVKSDRVIRGHRFMGEPELTLESASQYPEILQQRGKVIADYETRKAIIIADAKKAAADVGGVADLEEDLVEEVASLVEWPVVLTASFEEKFLKVPSEALVYTMKGDQKYFPVYDVNKNLLPKFIFVSNIESKEPRHVIEGNEKVVRPRLADAEFFFNNDRKRPLIDRLPELETAIFQKQLGSIKDKTDRIAVLAGFVAKSIGADIEKTTRAALLAKCDLMTSMVFEFTETQGIMGMHYARHDGEAEEVALALNEQYMPRFAGDRLPSNAISSAVAIADKLDTIVGIFGIGQAPKGSDPYALRRASLGILRIIVENGYQLDLVDLVAEAAAQFGDKLTNANVEQDVIEFMLGRFRAWYQDEGFSVDVIQAVLARHPTKPADFDQRVKAVSHFRTLDAADSLAAANKRVGNILAKFDGQLAEDVDLALLQAGAEVALAENVAVLSEALEPAFANGDYQSALSQLAALKEPVDAFFEDVMVMADDEALKINRLTLLNNLRNLFLEIADISVLQK
- the glyQ gene encoding glycine--tRNA ligase subunit alpha, coding for MQTNYDIKTFQGMILALQDYWARQGCTIVQPLDMEVGAGTSHPMTCLRAIGPEPIATAYVQPSRRPTDGRYGENPNRLQHYYQFQVMIKPSPDNIQELYLGSLEALGIDPQVHDIRFVEDNWENPTLGAWGLGWEVWLNGMEVTQFTYFQQVGGLECKPVTGEITYGIERLAMYIQGVDSVYDLIWTDGPLGQVTYGDIYHQNEVEQSTYNFEHADVDFLFSFFDQCEKECQHLLALEAPLPLPAYERILKAGHAFNLLDARKAISVTERQRYILRIRNLTKAVAEAYYASREALGFPMCKKQDQQA
- a CDS encoding putative urea ABC transporter substrate-binding protein, whose amino-acid sequence is MKFFLKPYLTALVVSVTLISSLTLSRPASAEEKSQFTLAWSIYVGWMPWDYADSSGILKKWADKYGIQINVVQVNDYVESINQYTAGQFDATVMTNMDALTIPAASGVDSTAVIVGDFSAGNDGIVLKGAHRTLADIKGQNINLVELSVSHYLLARALEAIGLSEKDVHVVNTSDADIVAAYQTQDVTSVVTWNPLLSEITALPDTSLVFNSAKIPGEIIDLLVANTKTLQDNPKFAKALTGAWYEVMSVMKSQQADAAKTMMAKASGTDLAGYNAQLQATQMFFSPADAVQFTNSTSLMHTMQKVAQFSFDHGLLGEGAPDASFIGIETPAGIFGNADNIKLRFNSAYMQMAAENQL
- a CDS encoding ABC transporter permease: MTRLINRKPSPLLRLMLGMFPFVIVLIIYLVASDARLSVNPADKLLPSFNSFVATIDRLAFTPSKRTGEYLLLNDTLASLQRLGIGVGLSALIGLCFGVANGILPLIRSSLSPFVTAISLIPPMAILPILFIMLGLGEVSKVTLIVIGICPIIIRDIQLKTQSLPEEQLIKAQTLGGNSWQIIVRVIVPQILPHLIDAVRLTLGSAWLFLIAAEAIVATEGLGYRIFLVRRYLSMDIILPYVLWITLLAFAMDWLLRLLSRRLSPWHHQTQGG